A genomic region of Miscanthus floridulus cultivar M001 chromosome 3, ASM1932011v1, whole genome shotgun sequence contains the following coding sequences:
- the LOC136546080 gene encoding uncharacterized protein, protein MDDTEAAKNTATTGPTFASPLFSFSNPGGASFGSGFGFESGAPPPPPPPAVEVQLCEELPVATARLEPVVVDDSLTIYKGRVSTSDVFGVKDSDLVPGKYEGGLKLWEGSLDLVKALNSDIKEDKLHLEGKHVLELGCGHGLPGIFAGLKGADLIHFQDFNAEVLRCLTIPNVKVNLFKDSPEGTCTSRTVGFFAGDWSEMDMLLLCGDAEQDKTASGDREGKMCNGYDIILMAETVYALSSLPNLYKLIKKCLRYPGGVVYMAGKKHYFGVGGGTRQFLRLVEKDGAMQPERLNDVADGSSNVREVWKFSFK, encoded by the exons ATGGACGACACGGAAGCCGCCAAGAACACGGCCACCACAGGACCCACTTTTGCCTCccctctcttctccttctccaACCCCGGCGGTGCTTCCTTCGGCTCCGGCTTCGGCTTCGAATCCGGCGCTCCTCCGCCTCCCCCGCCGCCGGCCGTTGAGGTCCAGCTCTGCGAG GAATTGCCCGTTGCGACAGCTCGGTTGGAGCCGGTCGTGGTCGATGACTCCTTGACGATCTACAAG GGGAGAGTGAGTACATCTGATGTGTTTGGTGTCAAAGACTCTGATTTGGTCCCAGGAAAATATGAAG GTGGGTTGAAGCTGTGGGAAGGTTCATTAGACTTGGTGAAGGCCCTGAATTCTGATATCAAAGAAGATAAACTGCATCTAGAAGGCAAACACGTATTAGAG CTTGGATGTGGACATGGCCTCCCTGGCATTTTTGCAGGTCTCAAG GGTGCTGACCTGATTCATTTCCAAGATTTCAATGCCGAGGTGCTTAGGTGCTTGACTATACCAAATGTAAAAGTGAATCTTTTCAAGGACTCACCTGAAGGAACATGTACATCTCGGACTGTTGGTTTCTTTGCTGGTGATTGGAGTGAAATGGATATGCTACTACTTTGCGGGGATGCTGAGCAAGACAAAACAGCCAGTGGTGATAGAGAAGGTAAAATGTGTAATGGTTATGACATCATCCTGATGGCTGAGACTGTCTACGCGCTATCTTCTCTTCCAAATCTCTACAAGCTTATCAAGAAG TGCTTGCGCTACCCTGGGGGTGTGGTTTACATGGCAGGGAAGAAGCATTACTTTGGGGTAGGTGGTGGCACAAGGCAGTTTCTGCGCTTGGTTGAAAAAGATG GCGCCATGCAACCTGAGCGGCTCAACGATGTTGCTGATGGATCATCCAATGTTAGGGAGGTTTGGAAATTCTCATTCAAATAG
- the LOC136546081 gene encoding transcription repressor OFP12-like — MEEDDKSTKAAGCKKNVTRLHRSFLHLSRALGKLHGRRGHHANANGETSLSSSSSTATSFLSGCMHPRTHSFSSPLRHRHKHDDDGSGDALAVNFRSLRVGLAASAAAVPGDEGGSSSAQDYCYGDGGSEADADEPKAVVRGAGVAVATLSAAPYEDFRRSMREMVDASAGSGAAQAAVDWDFMEELLFCYLRLNDRAVHKDILRAFTDTVAAIRRRRRRAAKSRLTRRRRRRQQPGAGGDGRGDCDCDGAEAVTSISS; from the coding sequence ATGGAGGAGGACGACAAGAGCACCAAAGCTGCGGGATGCAAGAAGAATGTGACGAGGCTCCACAGGTCATTCCTCCACCTGTCCAGAGCGCTCGGCAAGCTCCACGGCCGCCGGGGCCACCACGCAAACGCCAACGGCGAGACGTCgctgtcgtcgtcctcctccaccgccacttcattcctgtccgggTGCATGCATCCTCGGACCCACTCCTTCTCCTCCCCCCTCCGTCACCGCCACAAGCACGACGACGACGGCAGCGGGGACGCCCTCGCCGTCAACTTCAGGTCCCTCCGGGTCGGCCTCGCCGCCTCGGCTGCCGCTGTCCCCGGCGACGAGGGCGGCTCGTCGTCGGCGCAGGATTATTGTTACGGCGACGGCGGGAGCGAGGCGGACGCGGACGAGCCCAAGGCGGTGGTCCGTGGCGCCGGCGTCGCGGTGGCCACGCTCTCCGCGGCGCCGTACGAGGACTTCCGGCGGTCCATGCGGGAGATGGTGGACGCCTCCGCGGGGAGCGGCGCCGCGCAGGCTGCCGTGGACTGGGACTTCATGGAGGAGCTGTTGTTCTGCTACCTCCGCCTCAACGACCGCGCCGTGCACAAGGACATCCTCCGCGCGTTCACCGACACGGTCGCCGCGATCCGGCGCCGCCGGCGGAGGGCGGCGAAGAGCAGGCTgacgcgtcggcggcggcggaggcagcaGCCGGGGGCGGGAGGAGACGGCCGCGGCGACTGCGACTGTGACGGCGCGGAGGCAGTGACCTCGATCTCGTCGTGA
- the LOC136546082 gene encoding large ribosomal subunit protein eL33w-like: MVKGRTGQRVRLYVRGTILGYKRSKSNQYETTSLVQIEGVNTKEDVAWYAGKRMAYIYKAKTKSSETRYRCIWGKVTRPHGNSGVVRAKFKSNLPPESMGRKVRVFMYPSSI; the protein is encoded by the exons ATGGTGAAGGGACGCACGGGACAGCGCGTCAGGCTCTACGTCCGGGGAACCATCCTCGGATACAAGAG GTCCAAGTCGAACCAGTACGAGACCACGTCGCTCGTGCAGATCGAGGGGGTGAACACCAAGGAGGACGTCGCGTGGTACGCTGGCAAGCGCATGGCGTACATCTACAAGGCCAAGACCAAGAGCAGTGAGACCCGCTACAGGTGCATCTGGGGCAAGGTCACCCGCCCGCACGGCAACTCCGGCGTCGTCCGCGCCAAGTTCAAGTCCAACCTCCCGCCTGAGTCCATG GGGCGCAAGGTCAGAGTGTTCATGTACCCGAGCAGCATCTAA